One part of the Mangrovibacillus cuniculi genome encodes these proteins:
- a CDS encoding tRNA (adenine(22)-N(1))-methyltransferase encodes MNRDQLSKRLETVVNYVPEDAVLADIGSDHAYLPCFAILHRNIKTAIAGEVVKGPFESAKREVRQAGLTNQIDVRFGSGLEVINKGEATCITIAGMGGQLISSILTDGLDKLTGKERLVLQPNVGEYNLRKWLVDHQYSIMDESILREDHKTYEVIVAEKRSQCTDYTEMELFFGPHLMRDKSPVFMEKWNSEKKHLVQVLQSLNQAQVSDQVIEKKSEVTTQLNWIEEVIG; translated from the coding sequence ATGAATAGAGACCAATTATCAAAAAGATTAGAAACTGTAGTGAATTATGTACCAGAAGACGCTGTTTTAGCAGACATCGGCTCTGATCATGCATATCTTCCATGCTTTGCTATTTTGCATCGTAATATCAAAACAGCGATAGCTGGGGAAGTAGTGAAGGGACCATTTGAATCAGCAAAAAGAGAAGTAAGACAAGCTGGTTTAACCAATCAGATAGATGTACGCTTTGGAAGCGGTCTAGAAGTGATAAATAAAGGTGAAGCAACATGCATAACGATTGCTGGGATGGGAGGACAATTAATTTCCTCTATTTTAACTGATGGGTTAGATAAATTAACAGGAAAAGAACGTTTAGTTCTGCAACCAAACGTAGGGGAGTACAACTTACGTAAATGGCTAGTAGACCATCAATACTCCATTATGGATGAAAGTATCCTCAGAGAAGACCATAAAACGTATGAGGTGATCGTTGCGGAAAAACGGAGTCAATGTACAGATTACACGGAAATGGAATTGTTTTTTGGCCCTCATCTTATGAGGGATAAATCACCTGTTTTCATGGAGAAGTGGAATTCTGAGAAGAAGCATTTAGTGCAAGTATTACAATCGTTAAATCAAGCACAAGTCTCTGATCAGGTGATAGAGAAGAAGTCGGAAGTGACAACCCAACTGAATTGGATTGAGGAGGTTATTGGATGA
- the cccA gene encoding cytochrome c550 has protein sequence MNRNPLVPFLLIAILGIGTMFFLSIKGLGDAEEIAAEHEGGGEEQASTEEFDPATFYASNCASCHGGNYEGGFGPALAGTELSAEKIKDILQNGQGQMPAGLVPEENLDAMTEWILTLE, from the coding sequence ATGAATAGAAACCCATTAGTTCCTTTCTTATTGATTGCCATTTTAGGAATTGGTACAATGTTTTTCCTATCAATCAAGGGGTTAGGAGATGCGGAAGAAATTGCTGCTGAACATGAAGGCGGCGGCGAAGAACAAGCATCAACAGAAGAATTTGATCCTGCTACGTTTTATGCTAGTAACTGTGCTTCATGTCACGGTGGAAACTACGAAGGTGGATTCGGTCCAGCTTTAGCAGGAACAGAACTATCGGCTGAGAAAATTAAAGACATTCTTCAAAATGGACAGGGGCAAATGCCTGCTGGTCTAGTTCCAGAAGAAAATTTAGATGCCATGACAGAATGGATCTTAACTTTAGAATAA
- a CDS encoding acyl-CoA dehydrogenase family protein, with the protein MNFELTKEQQMIQEMIRQFVQEKVAPTAVDRDRSGEFPQSLFRSLGELGLLGLPFAEEYGGSDADTTSFAIVVEELATACGSTALGYSAHVSLGAAPIAAFGTEIQKEKFLMPLCRGESLGAFGLTEPGAGSDAGATKTTAVWNNGEFSITGSKCYITNASFAKFITITAKIEGEEGISAFIIPTNAKGVTITTPYEKLGLHSSNTTEIYLEDVRVGEDALLGKRGEGFKQFLHTLDGGRIGIAALGVGLAEGAFRRALDYAKQRTQFGTSIGSFQAIKFKLADMAMQIEVARTMVYKAAWLKDQGRPYKREAAMAKLYASEMSVDVCDEAIQIHGGNGYMKEYEVERMWRDAKLLEIGEGTSEVQRMVIARSYGL; encoded by the coding sequence ATGAACTTTGAGTTAACAAAAGAACAACAGATGATTCAAGAAATGATACGTCAATTCGTTCAAGAAAAAGTTGCACCTACAGCAGTGGATAGGGATAGAAGTGGCGAATTTCCTCAATCCTTATTTAGGTCACTTGGTGAATTAGGTTTATTAGGCTTGCCCTTTGCAGAGGAGTATGGGGGTTCTGATGCTGATACGACCAGCTTTGCTATAGTGGTTGAAGAATTAGCAACAGCGTGTGGTTCGACAGCATTGGGTTATAGTGCCCACGTTTCATTAGGTGCTGCGCCAATTGCTGCATTTGGTACAGAAATACAAAAAGAGAAGTTTTTAATGCCTTTGTGTAGAGGTGAGTCACTTGGAGCTTTTGGATTAACAGAACCTGGTGCTGGTTCAGATGCTGGTGCAACAAAAACGACAGCAGTATGGAATAATGGAGAATTCTCGATAACGGGTTCAAAATGTTATATAACAAATGCTTCATTCGCTAAATTCATTACTATCACAGCTAAGATTGAAGGGGAAGAAGGGATTAGTGCTTTTATCATTCCTACAAATGCAAAAGGTGTCACCATTACGACTCCATATGAAAAACTAGGTCTGCATTCATCCAATACAACGGAAATTTACTTAGAAGATGTTAGAGTTGGAGAAGATGCCTTATTAGGGAAAAGAGGGGAAGGCTTTAAACAATTTTTACACACGTTAGATGGTGGGAGAATTGGAATAGCTGCGCTTGGTGTTGGATTAGCAGAAGGAGCATTTAGAAGAGCCCTAGATTACGCTAAACAAAGAACGCAGTTTGGTACTTCCATCGGATCATTTCAGGCAATAAAGTTTAAATTAGCAGATATGGCTATGCAAATTGAAGTTGCTAGAACGATGGTCTATAAGGCAGCTTGGCTAAAAGACCAAGGTAGACCTTATAAGAGAGAAGCAGCAATGGCTAAATTGTATGCAAGTGAAATGTCCGTAGATGTTTGTGATGAAGCGATTCAAATTCACGGCGGAAATGGGTATATGAAGGAATATGAAGTAGAGAGAATGTGGAGAGACGCAAAGCTTTTAGAAATTGGCGAGGGAACTTCCGAGGTCCAAAGAATGGTTATCGCAAGGTCCTACGGATTGTAA
- the rpoD gene encoding RNA polymerase sigma factor RpoD: MAEKSARSKEVETELTVDQVKEQIIEAGKKRGEITYEAITEKLANFELDSDQMDEFYEALADQGIDVVAESDASTPARSELKAADGEEEFDLNDLSVPPGVKINDPVRMYLKEIGRVDLLSAEEEIDLALRIEQGDEEAKRRLAEANLRLVVSIAKRYVGRGMLFLDLIQEGNMGLIKAVEKFDYRKGFKFSTYATWWIRQAITRAIADQARTIRIPVHMVETINKLIRVQRQLLQDLGREPSPEEIGEEMDLTPEKVREILKIAQEPVSLETPIGEEDDSHLGDFIEDQEATSPSEHAAYELLKEQLEDVLDTLTDREENVLRLRFGLDDGRTRTLEEVGKVFGVTRERIRQIEAKALRKLRHPSRSKRLKDFLE, translated from the coding sequence ATGGCTGAAAAATCAGCTCGTTCCAAAGAAGTAGAAACTGAATTAACTGTAGATCAAGTGAAAGAACAAATCATCGAAGCAGGTAAAAAGCGTGGAGAAATCACGTATGAGGCAATTACAGAGAAATTAGCTAATTTTGAATTAGACTCCGATCAAATGGATGAATTCTATGAGGCGTTAGCTGATCAAGGAATAGACGTAGTAGCAGAGAGTGATGCATCCACTCCAGCACGAAGTGAATTAAAAGCTGCGGACGGAGAAGAGGAATTTGATTTAAATGACTTGAGTGTTCCTCCTGGAGTAAAAATTAACGATCCTGTACGCATGTATTTAAAAGAGATTGGGCGTGTTGACCTCCTTTCAGCAGAAGAAGAAATTGATCTTGCCCTTCGAATTGAACAAGGTGATGAGGAAGCGAAGCGTAGACTTGCTGAAGCTAACTTACGTCTAGTTGTAAGTATCGCGAAACGCTATGTTGGTCGTGGTATGTTATTCTTAGATTTAATTCAAGAAGGAAACATGGGCTTAATCAAAGCTGTTGAAAAATTTGATTACCGTAAAGGGTTTAAATTTAGTACGTATGCTACTTGGTGGATTCGTCAGGCAATTACACGTGCGATAGCAGACCAAGCTCGTACAATTCGTATTCCTGTTCATATGGTAGAAACCATCAATAAACTAATCCGTGTTCAACGTCAACTATTACAGGATCTTGGCCGTGAACCTTCTCCAGAAGAAATAGGAGAAGAAATGGATTTAACACCAGAAAAGGTAAGAGAAATTCTAAAAATTGCTCAAGAACCAGTTTCTCTTGAAACGCCAATTGGTGAAGAAGATGATTCACACTTGGGTGATTTTATAGAAGACCAAGAAGCGACTTCACCTTCTGAACATGCTGCTTATGAGCTGTTAAAAGAGCAACTAGAAGACGTTTTAGACACTCTTACTGATCGTGAGGAGAACGTACTTCGACTACGTTTTGGGCTTGACGATGGAAGAACAAGAACGTTAGAAGAAGTTGGTAAAGTATTTGGTGTAACACGTGAGCGTATTCGTCAAATTGAGGCCAAAGCTTTACGTAAGCTAAGACATCCATCTAGAAGTAAACGTCTAAAAGACTTTTTAGAATAG